CGTGTCCTGAATTCCCGAAAAAAACCAGGGGGAAGGTCTCTCTCCTTCCCCCTGGTTTTTCGCACCCTTGATTTCAGATCTGACGGGTCAGGAGTTGCCACTTGCCCTGATTTCAACATGCCGGGGAACGGCGATGGCGGGAGCCTTGACCGGCACCGAGACAAACTCGGTGATACCGCGACCCATGCCATTCGAAGAGCTTTCAGCCGTCGAAACCATGCGCTGTTGTGTATTCTCATTCCGCAACCGGGCAAAGGCCTGGTCCATCAACTCCGCCATCCTGTTGTCCCGCGACACGGCAGAGCGGCCCCCAAAAACCACCACGATCAACCGGTTCGAACCGCGGACCGTGGAGCCGACCAGGTTGAACCCAGAGGCACGGATATACCCGGTCTTGATGCCATCCATCCCTTCGTAGCGGCTCATCAGGTGATTGTGATTGTTGTGGCGCACTCCGGCATAGGTGAACGCTTCCCGGCTGAAATAGGGATAGAATTGCGGATGGTGATAGACCAGGGCGTAACCGAGTTTTGCCATGTCCCGGGCGGTCGTCACCTGTTCGGGATCATGCAGACCGGAGGGGTTGCGGAACGTGGTTTTGCTCATTCCCAGCTCACGCGCCTTGTTGTTCATCAGGCGCACAAACCCCTCCTCGCTGCCACCGATGGCCTCGGCCAGAACAACGGTCGCATCGTTGGCCGATTTGGTCACCAGACCCAACAAGGCATCCTCCAGGCGAATTTCCTGCCCCGGCCGCAAGCCCAGTCGAGAGGGTTGTTGATTGCTGGCATTCTGGGAGACGGGCAACTGCTGGTTGAGGTTGGCCTGTCCGCTCTTCAGGGCATCGAAGGTCAGGTAAAGCGTCATCATTTTGGTCAACGATGCGGGATGGCGCGTTTCATCATGGTTGGTGGCATGCAACACCCGACCGGTCTTGGCATCCATGACCAGATCCGCATAGCCCGCTGAACTGTCCACGCCGGCGCGGGCATGTTTGGCCCGTTTTGCCTTCTGGCGCTTGCCGTATTTTTTCGATTTGTTCTTTTTGGATTTTTGGGCAAACCTTTGGGCAGCACGGCCAGATCCATCTGCCGCATTGACGGTGTACGGATCAAGCGCCCAAACCGATACCAAGAGAACCAAGAGAAACTTAATGATCCCGGCACTGCGACTTGATGGCAACATAACGCGATTTCCCTGTTATGGTTTCCAGGTTGACCATATTGCGCGACAAAAGCGAAAAAGCCAACCTTCTTGGATTGGGTGTGCCGCCAAACGCATCCCTGCGGCTGGCCACGAACCCGTTGACACGAGCGATTGTTCACTGTTGGCGATCCACGCACGCAATTATGCTGCCAAAGTCGGCTCTCCCCAGACAAAACCCTGAAAATAAATTAAAAATATTTCGTTACAAACAGAACCCGAACCCGAAAACATTCCCCCGGAACGCCATGCAATTGGCAGGCTCCGTCAATCTTCATCACTGTCACTTTTTCGCAAATGATTCCCCTGGTACAACAGACTGCCCCGTTTCTCCTACCA
The sequence above is drawn from the Magnetococcales bacterium genome and encodes:
- a CDS encoding D-alanyl-D-alanine carboxypeptidase: MLPSSRSAGIIKFLLVLLVSVWALDPYTVNAADGSGRAAQRFAQKSKKNKSKKYGKRQKAKRAKHARAGVDSSAGYADLVMDAKTGRVLHATNHDETRHPASLTKMMTLYLTFDALKSGQANLNQQLPVSQNASNQQPSRLGLRPGQEIRLEDALLGLVTKSANDATVVLAEAIGGSEEGFVRLMNNKARELGMSKTTFRNPSGLHDPEQVTTARDMAKLGYALVYHHPQFYPYFSREAFTYAGVRHNNHNHLMSRYEGMDGIKTGYIRASGFNLVGSTVRGSNRLIVVVFGGRSAVSRDNRMAELMDQAFARLRNENTQQRMVSTAESSSNGMGRGITEFVSVPVKAPAIAVPRHVEIRASGNS